In Scylla paramamosain isolate STU-SP2022 chromosome 29, ASM3559412v1, whole genome shotgun sequence, a genomic segment contains:
- the LOC135115459 gene encoding SPRY domain-containing protein 7-like isoform X2, protein MGHEVVIVKNGVRICGTGGALGNIPILQNKAYFEVKLQQSGVWGVGIATRSTNLNKVPLGEDAQSWVLCSDGAVRHNGEEKYKIVDIPQEGDILGVSYDHVELNFYINGKATNTPVTSFKGTVYPALYVDDGAIMDVTFENFSYGPPPGYDSIMVEKSLLEND, encoded by the exons ATGG GCCACGAGGTTGTGATAGTGAAGAACGGTGTGAGAATCTGTGGAACGGGTGGAGCGCTGGGCAACATCCCCATCCTACAGAACAAGGCTTACTTTGAGGTGAAGCTGCAGCAGTCAG GCGTGTGGGGTGTGGGCATTGCCACGCGCAGCACCAATCTCAACAAGGTGCCGCTTGGGGAGGATGCTCAGTCCTGGGTGTTGTGTTCGGATGGGGCAGTGCGGCACAATGGAGAGGAGAAGTACAAGATTGTCGACATACCACAGGAAGGCGACattctg gGTGTGAGTTACGACCATGTGGAACTCAATTTTTACATCAATGGCAAGGCGACCAACACACCAGTCACCAGCTTCAAAGGGACTGTCTACCCAGCACTCTATG tgGATGACGGGGCAATTATGGACGTGACCTTTGAGAACTTCAGCTATGGACCACCACCGGGTTATGACTCCATCATGGTGGAGAAGTCCCTGCTGGAGAATGACTAA
- the LOC135115460 gene encoding mediator of RNA polymerase II transcription subunit 11-like, translating into MSMPSSSPMDRLMTLDNIEKDIATVLQSAGQALTELSKDKPANKQVEAHVAQFRQTLTNVETELAKQINYLTQVSTGQAHEGSSYNSQKTLQMAMHRLDHAKTRVNELEAIKNKHIQIMQQHQLQKQQGMQQPPQAL; encoded by the exons ATGAGTatgccatcctcctcccccatggACAGGCTTATGACCCTGGACAACATTGAGAAGGACATAGCCACCGTCCTTCAGTCAGCGG GCCAGGCCCTCACAGAACTCAGCAAGGACAAGCCGGCCAACAAGCAGGTGGAGGCACATGTGGCACAGTTCCGCCAAACACTCACCAATGTGGAGACAGAACTTGCTAAGCAGATCAACTACCTCACCCAGGTGtccacag GCCAGGCACATGAGGGGTCAAGCTACAACTCCCAGAAGACCCTCCAGATGGCCATGCACCGCCTCGACCACGCCAAGACTCGCGTCAACGAACTGGAGGCCATCAAGAACAAGCACATACAGATCATGCAGCAGCACCAACTACAGAAGCAGCAGGGGATGCAGCAACCCCCACAGGCCTTATGA
- the LOC135115459 gene encoding SPRY domain-containing protein 7-like isoform X1, which yields MAMYLCCFRQLCGAAPHPTVPTRTTPTIILDTGYMGHEVVIVKNGVRICGTGGALGNIPILQNKAYFEVKLQQSGVWGVGIATRSTNLNKVPLGEDAQSWVLCSDGAVRHNGEEKYKIVDIPQEGDILGVSYDHVELNFYINGKATNTPVTSFKGTVYPALYVDDGAIMDVTFENFSYGPPPGYDSIMVEKSLLEND from the exons ATGGCCATGTACCTGTGTTGCTTCAGACAGCTGTGTGGCGCGGCACCTCACCCCACAGTGCCCACCCGTACCACGCCCACCATCATCTTAGACACGGGATACATGG GCCACGAGGTTGTGATAGTGAAGAACGGTGTGAGAATCTGTGGAACGGGTGGAGCGCTGGGCAACATCCCCATCCTACAGAACAAGGCTTACTTTGAGGTGAAGCTGCAGCAGTCAG GCGTGTGGGGTGTGGGCATTGCCACGCGCAGCACCAATCTCAACAAGGTGCCGCTTGGGGAGGATGCTCAGTCCTGGGTGTTGTGTTCGGATGGGGCAGTGCGGCACAATGGAGAGGAGAAGTACAAGATTGTCGACATACCACAGGAAGGCGACattctg gGTGTGAGTTACGACCATGTGGAACTCAATTTTTACATCAATGGCAAGGCGACCAACACACCAGTCACCAGCTTCAAAGGGACTGTCTACCCAGCACTCTATG tgGATGACGGGGCAATTATGGACGTGACCTTTGAGAACTTCAGCTATGGACCACCACCGGGTTATGACTCCATCATGGTGGAGAAGTCCCTGCTGGAGAATGACTAA